The stretch of DNA AGCACCAAAACAATGTCTGCCCGCTGAAGCTCTTTGAGACTGCGTTCTACGCCAATGCCTTCAACAGTATTTCCAGTTGTGCGCAAACCTGCGGTGTCTACAAGGTGAAACAAAATACCATTTAAGGAAACGCTCAACTCTAAAGTATCGCGCGTTGTGCCAGGTTCGTGATGAACAATCGCACGTTCGTATCCCGCCAAATGATTGAGCAGACTTGATTTACCGGCGTTTGGTTTTCCGATGAGTGCTACACGAACACCATCACGAATAACACTGCCTTGCTCAAAGCTTTGTGCCAAGTGTATTAGCTCGACTTCGATCTCGGCAAGTTTTTGCAGCACACCTTCTTGCGCTAAAAACTCTACATCGTCTTCAGGAAAATCAACAGTGGCCTCTACAAACGCTCGCAACTTGGTAAGACGATCATGCAAACTTTCCACTTGCGAAGAGAGCCTGCCCTCAAGTTGTCTTTTGGCAAGCTTTGCCGCCTGATCACTTGTGGCATGAATTAAACTTGCAACGGCTTCGGCTTGCGAAAGATCGAGTTTTCCGTTTAAAAAAGCGCGCTTGGTAAATTCGCCCGGCTCGGCATGTCGCGCGCCACAAGCCATTGCGGCTTCCACTACTTGTTGCAGCAACAACGGAGAACCGTGGCAGGAAATTTCCACAATGTCTTCACCGGTATAGGTGTAAGGCGCTGGCATAAACACCGCCATTACTTGATCTATAGCTGTACCTGTTTTGCCCAACACTTCGCCATAGTAAAGTTTGCGCGGCTCGAAGTCTTCCACACAGGTTTTTCCACGCCAAATGTGCTCTAAAATATCTTGAGCCTCATCGCCGGAAAGTCGCACCACACCTATACCTCCCGTTCCCGGAGGAGTAGCTATGGCAACAATGGTGTCATGCTGAGAAGCAAAATTCATGGGGTCTCGTCTGGCAGAATCTGCCATGGGAAGCAAGTTCTAACTTGCGATAGCTTGGGGTGCGGTTGAAACTTCTTCCCTTAAGCTTTGCAAACTTCTGGTGCTTTGAAGTTGTGCAAGGGCTTGCTGCAAAAGCGCGTGCAGATCTGGCTTCATATCTCCGTTGTCTGTAACGTCTGAAATAAAATGCTCCATCATGCTGATGGCACGATTCACTGCTTCATCTTGGTTAGGGTTACGGCGCAAAGCAGTGTACAAACGTGTTCGCAAGCATTTGAAGATGGCAGAAGAATAAACATCCGCTTTGCGATCTCCCAGCATCACCCTTTCAGTTCCAGAAACCAACACGCGTGGACCTTCCAACAATTCCGTA from Deltaproteobacteria bacterium CG11_big_fil_rev_8_21_14_0_20_42_23 encodes:
- a CDS encoding tRNA uridine-5-carboxymethylaminomethyl(34) synthesis GTPase MnmE; translated protein: MADSARRDPMNFASQHDTIVAIATPPGTGGIGVVRLSGDEAQDILEHIWRGKTCVEDFEPRKLYYGEVLGKTGTAIDQVMAVFMPAPYTYTGEDIVEISCHGSPLLLQQVVEAAMACGARHAEPGEFTKRAFLNGKLDLSQAEAVASLIHATSDQAAKLAKRQLEGRLSSQVESLHDRLTKLRAFVEATVDFPEDDVEFLAQEGVLQKLAEIEVELIHLAQSFEQGSVIRDGVRVALIGKPNAGKSSLLNHLAGYERAIVHHEPGTTRDTLELSVSLNGILFHLVDTAGLRTTGNTVEGIGVERSLKELQRADIVLVLIDGSEDFADDEFELYPIHECANILFAFTKSDLQQKIETENIFHLCANKLSTSVSALDFIHVSAKTGFGMKQLTSRLAQVFSESFQDEASGAVVTSKRHKDALEKTISSLAEAKQSLQNQESVEFAAHHLRLSQESLGRIIGRDFTEDMLDAIFSEFCIGK